The Streptomyces sp. NBC_01689 genome includes a window with the following:
- a CDS encoding response regulator, which produces MTEAERQVGEDPIKVMVVDDHPMWRDAVARDLAAAGFAVVATAGDGEQAVRRARAAGPDVLVLDLNLPAKPGVQVCKELVGADPALRVLVLSASGEHADVLEAVKSGATGYLLKSASTEELTEAVRRTAAGDPVFTPGLAGLVLGEYRRLASEPVPAAGAGEPKAPQLTDRETEVLRLVAKGLSYKQIAERLVISHRTVQNHVQNTLGKLQLHNRVELVRYAIERGLDEA; this is translated from the coding sequence ATGACGGAGGCGGAGCGGCAGGTGGGCGAGGACCCGATCAAGGTCATGGTGGTGGACGACCACCCCATGTGGCGCGACGCGGTGGCCCGCGATCTCGCCGCGGCCGGTTTCGCCGTGGTGGCCACGGCGGGCGACGGTGAGCAGGCCGTACGGCGGGCCAGGGCGGCCGGCCCGGACGTTCTCGTGCTGGACCTGAACCTGCCGGCCAAGCCCGGTGTCCAGGTCTGCAAGGAACTGGTCGGAGCCGACCCGGCGCTGCGCGTCCTCGTGCTGTCGGCCAGCGGGGAGCACGCGGACGTGCTGGAGGCGGTGAAGTCCGGGGCGACCGGCTATCTGCTGAAGTCGGCGTCCACGGAGGAGCTGACCGAGGCGGTGCGCCGGACGGCGGCCGGTGACCCGGTGTTCACCCCGGGCCTCGCGGGTCTGGTCCTCGGTGAGTACCGCAGGCTCGCCTCCGAGCCGGTGCCGGCCGCGGGCGCGGGCGAGCCCAAGGCCCCGCAGCTGACCGACCGGGAGACGGAGGTGCTGCGCCTGGTGGCGAAGGGCCTGAGCTACAAGCAGATCGCGGAGCGGCTGGTCATCTCCCACCGCACGGTCCAGAACCACGTGCAGAACACCCTGGGCAAGCTCCAGCTGCACAACCGGGTGGAGCTGGTCCGCTATGCCATAGAACGTGGTCTTGACGAGGCGTAA